A genomic segment from Nicotiana sylvestris chromosome 1, ASM39365v2, whole genome shotgun sequence encodes:
- the LOC104237077 gene encoding probable transcription factor At5g28040, which produces MASLDHHQHQPVYNDDNLDDDVDVDGDDDSTSSPSLAGEVTIAVSGVGVSPIDSLALYPDLKRRRLDDFTIPVILPEKKPSATFDDSQRKLFQRLWTDEDEIELLQGFLDYTIQRGLNNSSTPQHHYDTTAFYDQIKSKFQLDFNKNQLVEKLRRLKKKYRTVMSKMGSGKEFVFKSAHDHATFEISRKIWTNLGSAVRGGSNGVAGAVVLYAPPEDGGLDDDDAHVNPNPYANDLIDHSPKFNLNSNPNGIDIKTPRPRKRSPAASTEAVKVEQQPYQPSGGSTTVPLAAAPVAEVAATATATVAASIPSLIEETVRNCVSPIFKELLNSVANLNGPSRGFGFGGMGISPIPLGFGGGAMSMEMTGDEKWRKQQMLELEVYSKRLELVQDQIKAQLEELRSMGS; this is translated from the coding sequence ATGGCTTCTCTAGATCACCACCAGCATCAACCAGTCTACAACGACGATAACCTCGACGATGACGTCGACGTTGACGGTGATGACGACTCCACTTCCTCCCCTTCTCTCGCCGGCGAGGTCACCATAGCCGTCTCCGGCGTTGGCGTCTCCCCCATTGATTCTCTTGCCCTTTACCCCGATCTTAAAAGACGTCGGCTCGATGATTTCACTATTCCCGTTATTCTGCCAGAGAAGAAGCCGTCGGCGACCTTCGACGACTCTCAACGGAAGCTGTTTCAACGTCTGTGGACTGACGAGGACGAGATTGAGCTGTTACAGGGGTTCCTCGACTACACGATTCAGCGCGGCTTGAACAATTCGTCAACGCCGCAGCACCATTACGATACGACTGCGTTTTACGACCAGATCAAGAGCAAATTCCAGCTGGATTTCAACAAAAACCAGCTGGTCGAGAAGCTCCGGCGGTTGAAGAAGAAGTACAGGACTGTGATGAGCAAGATGGGATCGGGTAAGGAGTTCGTCTTCAAGAGCGCTCACGATCACGCCACTTTCGAGATCTCTCGCAAGATCTGGACTAATTTAGGCTCCGCCGTCCGCGGAGGCTCTAACGGCGTTGCTGGCGCTGTCGTTCTCTATGCCCCGCCGGAAGACGGTGGATTGGATGATGACGATGCTCACGTTAACCCTAACCCTTATGCAAATGATCTCATTGATCATAGCCCTAAGTTTAACCTTAACTCTAACCCTAACGGAATTGACATTAAAACTCCGAGACCACGAAAGCGATCTCCAGCTGCATCTACAGAAGCAGTTAAAGTTGAGCAACAGCCTTATCAGCCATCCGGTGGCAGCACCACTGTGCCATTGGCAGCTGCGCCCGTGGCTGAGGTTGCAGCCACAGCCACAGCCACAGTGGCTGCTTCGATCCCTAGCTTGATTGAGGAAACAGTGAGGAATTGTGTATCACCAATTTTCAAGGAGTTGTTGAACAGTGTGGCGAATTTGAATGGGCCTAGCAGAGGGTTTGGATTCGGAGGAATGGGGATCAGTCCGATCCCATTAGGGTTCGGGGGAGGTGCAATGAGCATGGAAATGACGGGGGACGAGAAATGGAGGAAGCAACAAATGTTAGAGTTGGAAGTGTATTCCAAGCGATTAGAGCTGGTTCAAGATCAGATCAAAGCACAATTGGAGGAGCTGAGATCAATGGGAAGTTAG
- the LOC104237076 gene encoding guanosine deaminase has product MEEANVVEAKDGTISVASAFAGHQEAVQDRDHKFLTQAVEEAYKGVECGHGGPFGAVVVRNDEVVVSCHNMVLKYTDPTAHAEVTAVREACRKLNRFELSDCEIYASCEPCPMCFGAIHLSRIKRLVYGAKAEAAIAIGFDDFIADALRGTGFYQKAQLEIKKADGKGALIAEQVFEKTKEKFTIY; this is encoded by the exons ATGGAAGAAGCAAATG TTGTTGAAGCGAAGGATGGAACTATCTCAGTAGCCTCTGCATTTGCTGGTCATCAAGAAG CTGTACAGGATAGAGACCACAAATTCTTGACACAAGCAGTCGAAGAAGCTTACAAAGGTGTAGAATGTGGACACGGAGGCCCATTTGGTGCAGTTGTTGTTCGCAATGATGAAGTAGTTGTTAGCTGCCACAACATGGTTTTGAAGTATACTGACCCTACAGCTCATGCAGAAGTTACGGCAGTAAGAGAG GCATGTAGAAAGCTCAATCGATTTGAGCTCTCAGATTGTGAGATATATGCTTCTTGTGAACCCTGTCCGATGTGCTTTGGCGCTATCCATCTATCACGTATCAAG AGGTTGGTATATGGGGCCAAAGCTGAAGCTGCAATTGCTATTGGGTTCGACGATTTCATTGCGGATGCTCTTAGAGGTACTGGATTTTATCAGAAGGCTCAATTAGAGATCAAGAAGGCTGATGGTAAGGGAGCCCTTATAGCTGAGCAAGTGTTCGAGAAGACCAAAGAAAAGTTTACCATCTATTGA
- the LOC104237075 gene encoding small ribosomal subunit protein eS24z — translation MADKAVTIRTRKFMTNRLLARKQFIIDVLHPGRANVSKAELKEKLARMYEVKDPNAIFVFKFRTHFGGGKSTGFGLIYDSVENAKKYEPKYRLIRNGLDTKVEKSRKQMKERKNRAKKVRGVKKTKAGDAKKK, via the exons ATGGCGGACAAGGCAGTCACTATTCGTACCCGCAAGTTCATGACCAACAGGCTTCTCGCCAGGAAGCAATTC ATTATTGATGTACTTCATCCTGGAAGAGCCAATGTATCAAAG GCTGAGCTGAAGGAGAAGTTGGCTAGGATGTATGAGGTGAAGGACCCAAATGCTATTTTTGTTTTCAAGTTCCGCACACATTTCGGAGGTGGAAAATCAACAGGATTTGGTTTGATTTATGATTCTGTTGAAAATGCCAAGAAGTACGAGCCCAAATATAGACTCATCAGG AATGGGCTTGACACTAAGGTTGAGAAGTCTAGGAAACAAATGAAGGAAAGGAAGAACAGGGCCAAGAAGGTCCGCGGTGTAAAGAAG ACCAAGGCTGGTGATGCTAAGAAGAAATAA